The stretch of DNA TCATTAAACTACACAAGCTACTGCTGTTGCAAAAGTGAATAATCAGCCCTAACAAAATGACAGTAAAGATTCCACTGCCAAGTTAAATATGCCCTAATAATCAGCCCTTTTACTAATGTGAACATACTATATAGCAGATCAGTTATCCTTGTGACATGTAAGTCTCCCTTTATCACTTTTTCTTGTAAACTCATGTAAAAGTGATAAGGTTATGCATGTTAGCTTGGAACATGAGGGATGTGCGCATGAAGAATAATATGACATACAATATCCCACTATCAGCCTACAGTTCATACCGGCTCTGCACATGCTAAGAACCTTCTCCCTGTGTCTGTTCCATCAAATGCGACAAGCCTCTCAGATGCCTTCCCGTGCTTCTCACATACCGACATCGTTTCCAGCTCAAGCCCGTGGTAATCTGGATCTTCAACACTGAAAGGGACCTGCCGAAGCTCGTACAAACAAAATGCCCAAATCAAAACCCAGCGAAATCAATCAAATCAAAAAACCCCAAAtctgtaaccctaaccctaaacctAGCTCAAGGAAAATCACCTGGCTCAGCCCGTCCATGGATGAGGTCAAGTGCATGTACGGCAGGCTGGAAGTGTCGTCACTGCTTTCGTCTTCGAAAAccatggcgggcggcggcggtccGGTCCGGCAACACTGCGGGCGCCGACGAGGGCGGCGAGAGAGGAGCGAGCAGAGAGGCACGAGCGAGGAGGAAGAGAGACAGAGCACGGGCCGGTCCGGTTCGAGCCGGACCGCACCTATCGAGCGAGCGGGCGGGTACCGATTCGCCAGCGTGGCAGCTGACGCGCGGGCCCGGGCGGTCAGTTCCAGCGTCAATACGTAGAAATACGAGGTTTAGCCCGATTCGCAACGGTTCGACTCAAACGTGGTACTGACACGTAAATTTTTTCAAAAGTGGTATCAATTCGTCACCACCGCCCCAAATGTGGTACTATCGTATAATTAACTTGTGAGAGAGAGATTTGTCATAAGGTGTTCAAGGAAATACACCGAACCTCCAGAAATATAGTAGTTATCCTTTTGTTTTTGCAAAATATCCTAATCGTAAAGATACTTGAAACTGGTATGCGATTTGTTAGGAATAATCTCAAGTTATCAATGTTAGTTATTTAGAAGGAAGCGATGTGTTCATCATACAATGTTGAAATTTACAGCACATGCACATCAAAGTGCTCATGACACAGTAATAAGAAAAACACCCCATATAAAAGAAACTCATAAACATGTCTGTAATGGGATCGATTGCTGATTCATCTCCTCGTTTTTCAGTAGCCCCCAACACAACGCCACATAAGTTGTCACCAAACATCCTGAGAACACAAGTCCATCATGAGGATTACGCCGTCACGACACCATTCTTGCTTGAACAATTTGGTTTTCAAATCCATCCCCGATCATAGAATTAATCGTCTCGTCGGGTAAGGATCTGAAAATTCTTTATTCAGCGCGGCCATCAGCATCGCTGAAGTCAAAACGATGAACAATCTAAAAACCTAAGCTACTAGGGCTTAAAAACGATCTAAACGCATGGATCCAGCGACCCTCCTCATCACCGACGACCGAGGTGGTCGACGCAGAAGAGCCGCCGCCGGAGGACGGCGGCTGAGGAGACTCTCGTGGCAAGAAGGTGAGATCGTCATTCCTTCCTTCAAGAGGAAGAAAGTGTGTTGGTCCTGCATGGGATTTAGGGCACTGGGGACCCTTGTGGTGCTTTAATGATTTCATGAAGCATGCTTGATGCGTCTGGTCTGGTTCTTTGCTTGCGGTTGGAGGCGGGAAAGCAAGGACGCATTTGTCTAAATCTCCACGTAAAGGAAAAGGCATATGCACGTGTTTCTTATAAGCTGCTGCCGGAGAGAGGATCATCACACATACAAACAGGAACGTAAGAACGGAGCGCTCGGCCAACAGAGAAAATCATGGCCGAGAGCGCGGTGGCGGCGGTGCTCTCCAAGTTCGGGGAGCTGGCGGCGAGCGAGGCCAAGATACTGCTCGAGGTGGGCGACAACATGATGCTGCTGCGCGACCGTCTGGAGTGGCTGCAGGCCTTCATCCGCGACGCCGACCGCAAGCGCCGGACCGGCACCGACGGGCTGACTCGCGTGTGGGTGCGCTGGGTGCGCCAGACGCGTGACGTCGCCTTCGAGGCCGAGGATGCGCTCGACGAATTCTTCTACGAGGTTAGGGCTGCCACGCTTATGTTATTTCCTACTCCCTTTGTCCCCAAATAAATGTCTCAACCTTAGTACAATTTTgtattaaaattaatataaatTGAGACATTTATTTTTGGACGGAGGTTTTTTAGGGGATGCTTATCCTTAGTGGTTACCGTCATATCAGTCGTCAGCCCTTCAATATGCATGCACAAGCCTATAATTATTGTACAGTTATCATTCTAGAATTACTAGTACTTCAGATTTTTTTGCTATAAAATATGCTTGATTTCTTCATATAACAAAATCCAGGTTTTTGCTTGTTTTGGACATCAGGTCAATGTTCTCTGTTTTATATTAGTCTGCATTTTGGATTTGTTTCAAAtcaaattttattgcatttttggTTTGTTTTAAATCAAATTTTATTAAGTTTCATTAAAATCATAGTAAAATTTATTAACATCTACAATACCAGAAAAAATTATCATAAAAATATAATTTATGAGAAATTTAATGATATTGCCTTGATGACGTAGATATTAATACTTTTTGCTAGAATTTTGAGTTTGAGTTAACGCAAACTTAAAACCTATTATCTATCTATCTGTTACTTTACTAATCAATTAAAAATTCTATCTATATGTAATGTTGAGACTCTCTAAAAATTCTCACATTAATCagataaaaaggaaaaaaaatcctaACCATTTCTTTTTTGTGGGACGAAATTATAATGGTCCAGGTTAATCAAAAGATATTGAAAATATTGCAAGTTTCCGATCTTTTTGGCCCACTATTATGCAGAGGTGAGCTGGATTTAAGGAACGAAAATCTAACTGGGCTTTAAGAAATTCTAAGTaggaaaataaaaagaaaatgaGAAACTATTAATATATGCTAAGTATTTTCCCTTTTGATGGAGGAAAAATACATGCAAGTTGACTGCATCTTAACTCCCACGTGGTTTAAAAAGTAAAACAATTCTTTGATTTTATTTTTTGGTAAATACAAATAAACTCCAAAAACACCAAATAAATGCTAAAGTAAACAAAAAATTAAATATGTAtaattattttttctaagatttATAAACATCAATTAAATTTGGATCTTGATCGTTCCAATTCCAGATTGTAGAATCAATCAAAGGAACCTTTCAAGAATTGCTTATTAGCTCCAAAAAAATTAAATAATGGTGCAAACCTAAATATGAAAGTTCCATTCAGCATATTTCAGCATACATAAAGCTTTAAGAGATAAAAAAGGTGTTGTGCCAAGGTCTTTTTAGAGCTTATATTCCAAAGCAAATGCAAAAATAAAACCAGTCAATATAGTATAAGAGTACATAAGATATGAAACAATGCTAGATAAAATTCAATGAAGCGGCAAAAACCCATGAGCACATTTGTTTATAGCATGGTACAAATATTTCCGATATATCTTGAAATTCAAGAATATGGAGAACTGTATAATATAAGATTCATGTAACCTGTGAAACAAAGATTTATTAGTTGATACTAATTTAGATACTCTATAGCCCAACACACATGCAAAGCGAAATAATTGAAGATCACATTATTCAGTTTATGATATATACAAAATATTTAATATATTTCAAATTATTGTAATATAGATGTTTTTTTCACAAGGATGTTTACGAAAGGTTATAAATACAATAAAACAAAACACGCTTTTTTTTTTTACCAAATCAACTCGAAAGTAAAAACTCATCATGATCAACTCGAAACATTAAGATATAAAAATGTATTAAAATAGCAACATAAGCTCTGAGTGCATATCAATACGTAAACGTATAATAATAGGCTCAACATATTTTGACATTTATATAGTCTAACTAATTCATAAATAGAAAATTTGCGGATATAATTGAGTAGCCTGTGGAAATGCACGAGATTATGGCTAGTATAGACTAATAAGGAAGGGGGGAAAGTACAATTTAAAACCAAAATCACCAATGTGAAAAAGCAGTTTCTCTTACAAATATGTCAAATTCAGCGTCCCCCCAATAAATAGACGTTTAAAAGGCCTAAACTCAAACCACCACATTCTGTTCAGAGAAGTTATAGCACTACTTTCATCTAAACCTATGAAGCTTACATTATATTTTGGAAAACTATGAGAGTGCCATACATTGATATAGTAATTATTTTGCAAGTTTCCCACTTTCATCAACCTCCGTCAGTTACCATTTGGGTAGCAGTTAGTATATGCTTATGGGGATTGGGACCCAAACTTTGCTTCTTTAACCTCTCGTCTTTTTTTCTAGTCATCGTAACATAGTTAAATGCGTAAATTGAAATGACCGTATGCTTGATCTCGACCGGACTAGGATGCATCATAGCTATTCAAAATTGGATCATATCTATAGCCAAATATTCATCTTAGATTTAGATTTGGCAGTGAATAAATTAAGAGTATTTATTTTAAATTACATTATTTCAAATGAAATATTCATGGAAAATATTTTTCATTTGAATTTTTTCCAAacaatatttattttatttttaaaatATGTATTTATTTCTATAATCATTTTCTGTTTTAGCAATAAACATTGTAGGACCGAGTCACACAAAATATGTTGGCACCTATCCTTTTCTGAGACTATCAGTATTCACTTTGTTCTATACTTGTTTTGAAATTGAGGTTTGACAATGTATGCATGTGTATTCATATCCTGGATTATCCACGCCCATTTTGGATTCTAAAAGATGTGACTTTTTATGATAATTCCTTCCTTCTCTACCATATTTGATCAATTTATGCTCCTAATCGTAGTAACATAAATTCATGCTAGTTAATTCTACATATAATGCGACTTCATAAATGGTAATTAAATATCAGAAACGAGGACAAATGTTTAGCAGTAACCGTATATGCAAAGATTAAGTGTGGGCATACTTTTTTATATTGAAGATTGGTGAAAGGTATACCACTTAAAGTCAAAGTGGGTGGTTGTGACTCATTTTTTAGATCAGGGAAGCGTTTGTAGTTCCTGCTTGATTGTTTCGTCCAATaagagtttttgtttttgtttttctgcaATGCGTTTAATGATAGGTTGAGCTAAAAAGACATGGTTATCATGGTTGGAAAATGTGGCGCAAATACTTGACTGGTTTCTGGAACCAAGTCATCATTCGACATGTCTTTTCTGCCCGAATCAAAAGAATCAATAGAAGACTGAAGAAAATTTCAGAGAACCAAAAGGAATACAAgatcgagcatacaccattagcAACATTGACATCTTCAACGACAGCAACTTCAGCATGGTATGCGACACTCATAATATTATTTTTCTTCTTTATTTGCAATCCTACATGTGGGGTTTCCAAGAGATAGAATACATTAGATTTTAGTTTTATACTCATGAAGCCTATCAGATTGAGAGGCATAGGTGGAGCCACCATCCTTGCTGCCTGGGCAGGTGTCGGGCAGTAATTACCTTATGTTAACTAAAGTTAAAACTAATAAAGAAATAATGTATAAAGTAAGTTAGTGAGTTGTTGTCGGATAAAGGTGTAGTTTGCATGGGCTTCAAATATTTTCCGGCTCCGCCTTTGTTGAGAGGCAAGAGCCTTAGGGTCTAAGGACTAGTACCGTCGACGTGCCCCTCCACTGTGAACCACCAAATCCTCTCACCTTATCATTCGCCGTGGGTGTTCATGGAGTCCTCCATCAGCCGCCTCATGAGCTCCGCCTCCTTCTCATCAGTCATGGGAAGTGGTGGTGGCAGGGATGGGGACGGGGACGGTGATGGCGTTGGCGTGATGTTGCGCACCCGCGTATGCTCGTGTGTTTGGGGCGGGCCCAGAGCACGCGCGTAAATGGCGATAGTTTTGCGTCGTTACCTTGTTGGAGGTATTGCTCGGATGAATGGttcttcagggtgaaaacctagAATCTGGCCTTTAGTGGTTGGATCCGGTGACGATGGTGCTTGAGCGACactcccttcttgaaggcgttaCTATTGAAAAACATCATTGTCTATTGTCTTTGTGGTGTCATGAGATGGTTGTGCGGATATGGTCATAGTTGTAGTTTTTCAACCATGGATTTGATCGCTTtgggattttttttattttttcgctTAGGCATAGGTTTGGTCATATGGGACTTTGCTATTTGCCGgcgttttgtgtgtgtgtgtgtgtgtgtgtgtgtgtgtgtgcgtgcgcgcgCGTGCGTGTGTGCATGTTCGTAGTGGCTACATGCATCCTAGCTATGCAGATGTCAGGAGTGTGCTTATTTTGTTTGTATCCACTTGATGCTTCATTTTGAGTCAATAAAATTCACCCTTTGTCGAAAAATTTAACCACTAGTGCTTTTTTACATCGGAGTTCTTTTTTTGGCATAGCCGAGTTGCTTTTTCAGAAAGCTCTACTTCCATTTAACTAGTGTTGCTTTTGAAAAAGCTCTGTTGCTTAATTATTTTGTTGCTTCAATTTAAATTTTTTTATTAGTGTAACAAGTGTTTCTTAAATCTTTTTTACCTCTTCCAATCCTAATAAATTATAATTAGGGTTGCTTTTTAGTCATGAGTGTTGCTTTTTCATGGAACTTGGTTGCTTAATTTGATGCTTCAATTTTAATCAAAGTTGCTTTTCTAGTCAACAAAGTTGCTTATGTTTTGTACTAAGTTGCTTTCTGGAAATCACCGACCAAATATGGTCATGCGGGATCTAGTTTTCATGATTTAATTCCCACGAACACACCAAGGAAATCGGATTTTGATTTCGATACACAGTTTGGCAAATATGACATTTTCAGGTTCTATAAATAAGTTTGCGTGCTAGATGACGTAAGCTATTTTGTCTTCTAGTGATTGGCAGAAGAAAAATTTCTTAAAACGGTAACTTTCCAAAAATAGCATATATTAAAAATGGAAACTTACCAAAATGGGAGTGTGCATGCCGTAAGACAATTTCTTGCGGCATGCGTGCTGTAGTCCAAACTTTATTTTTATAGAACTGTTGTAGCTTTCTTATGTGCGAGCTTCTTATAGTGGAACTAAAAGCAACTTGCCTCTAGTTGAAGAATGAACTCTTAGGAAGGTTTTCCTTTGTGTCTAGATGGCCACATATCTGAGTACTGGTATTAATTTATGTAGGAATAATTGATCATAAGTATTTGCTGATGCCTTACACAAACGAATGTCCATACCGTTTTTATATTGTGCAGTCCCATGAAGTACCAGTTAGGCTAGCCTTACTGTTAAACTGAAGTGTAATATTAATAAGAATATAAATCTAGGACTGGGTATGTTGTTGTGGCTTGTGTATTTTTAATCGTGAAACTAGCTAGTTTCTGATACTCACTACTGTGGAACTAGCTAGTTAATGAGGACACAAATTGCTCCCAACCCCGCGCCGCTCTCTAGGAGTGGCACGGGCGGGCACATAGGTCTCCTCCTCCGACCGTCCTCCTCCTGCTACCCTCCCTTCGCTGCCACCAGACAGCGGTGTCGTGCAAAGCCCGCACGGCCCTGGTAGTGGCGAGGCCTTTCCCTCACACGCCTCTGGTGAATCTGGTGGGGAGGTGACTTCTCCCATGTGCCCCCATGGATCTGGAGCGGTGACAGTTGACAGACCTGCTCGTCCTCGGGGCTGTTGGGTCTCGCGTGCGGCGGCTCTATTGGTGCTACCGGAGGCTGGTAGGCGCTGCTAGGGGTGGTTGCCGGTGCTCGTGACGAGCGGCTGCCGGGGCGACGCCCGGGGGCTTTGGCTGTGTGGTGGTGCAGGCGACAGTCGGCCGCAGGGCGTGACAGTTCGAGCGATCATGCGCCAGTTCTGGCTTCGTCAGGTGGTGCTTCATCGGGATGGAGGTTTGCCATGCGCAGTTGGCGTGGGCTTCAGCCTTCACTACACAGATACATTCGCACTCCGATCTGCTCCGCAACCGTCATGGCGCACAAAATCTGCACCAGTGATGTGTGGGCTAGTCGTTGTTCCCTATGGATCTGATGTTGGGCGGCCGCAGCTTCAACGCCGTCCATGGCTGACCCGACGTGGTTACCTAAGTCAGATCTGGTGGTGATTTAGACCCGGTCGGCCAGGGGTGGTGGCTGCAGACTGTGCTCGGCTCCATGACGACGGTGGTCACTGAAAGGTCTTCAGAGAGGATTTATCTCTTCAGATCCAGTGGTTGACTTCGGTGGTGAGATGCAAACTATGGACGAAGACTTGACGGAAAGGGATGGTTGTGCAATGACGGCAGTCACATCGCATGTAATTGTTGGAATCACGGAAAAGTGGTGGCGACAATACATGAGTGACTTCGATGGTGATGCTACATGCACCTGGTCCTAAGCTTCGGGGTGAAAGCCTATGTCTGACCCGAGTTGGTTATACCTGGCAACGGCGACGTCTTTCTCCGTcgttaccttgttgaagacaTTGCTCGGATATGCTTGGACTGATTTTTCAGGATGAAACCCTAGATTTTGGCCTTGATGGTTGAATCTGGTGATGGCGGCGCATGAGCGTCGATCTGTTTCTCAAGGCGTTGCCGTTGAAGAATTTCGTAGTCAATGTGGTGTCATGAGATGTTGGTGCGGATATGGTCATTGCTATAGTTTGCCGATCGAATCTGCACACTTTGGTTTTTTCCTCGCCCACACATAGCTTTGGTCTTTTATGACTTTGCTAGTTGTCGGCGTGTTTTTGTGTGTCAGTGTTGGTTGTGTGCATTCAAGTTATGCAGAGGTCGGGTGTGTGCTTATAGTGTTTTTATTCTCTTGATGCTCCATTTTGAGCTATTAAAATCAACCCTTTGTCAAAAAATCCATTGCCACAAATCTAGCTTCATCTTTCTATGCAATAAATCTGAATGTTTATTGGAAATGTTAAATAAGATGATTGTAATATTGTTCTGTAGTACATCTAACATCAAAGATCGTTGGACATTAACAATAGTACTCAATGAGCAGGTGGGATGGCTATGAGAACGCCGTGGGCTTTCAGGATGATGTGAGGGCACTTCAGCAAATGTTGCTTCAGAGAGATCACCCTCAGCAAATGTTCATATCCATATTTGGGGACAGTGGTGTGGGAAAGAGGACAGTGGTACACAATATCTATCATAATAGGAAGGTGACTGATCATTTCAAAATTCGAGTTTCATACCGCATGACGGAGGATTCCACCACAGAAGATCTCCTTAAAAGAATCTATGATGAAGCACATAAAGGAAGACAAGAACCTCAGCATGATAACGGCATGCTTATCGGTGATAAGCTCCGATTCCTCCTGGCAGAAAGGAGGTACTTGGTGGTCATAAGTGGCTTATCCTGCAAAACCATGCTCAATCGTGTGAGGGCGAGCCTACCAGATGATAATAATGGTAGCAGGGTGGTGCTAATATTGGACATTGAGAGCGAAGAAGTGGCTTGGCATGCTAATACCATGAACAACCAGGGCATCAACGGAGTCCACCAGTTGAGCCGTTTGGATGAAAAAAGAAGTGGGCAACTGTTCTATTCAAGGGCCTTTAGGAAAGAACAATCTGGTCGAAAGGAAGATATGTCCAAGTACAACAAAATTGTGTATGATATAACTGGAGGCTACCCTCTGGCTATAGTGGTTCTTGCTGGTCTACTCCGATTCAAGGAGAAGCCAGGACAGTGGGAAGCCGTGCTGCAACAACTTAGGCTTGGACCAGGAATGGAAGAAGAACAAGATGGTGTAGGCAGCAAGATAGTTCAAGCTATACTGTCCAAGGAGAAGAGTATCGAGTGGCAGACGAGACCTGCAGTGAGAGCTAACATGTCCACAAAAAGGACGATTGAGAGGGTCTTCTGGGCAAGCTTTGAAGACCTCCCTAACGACCTTAAGTCATGCTTCCTCTACTTGGCTGCTTACCCCAAAAATGTCATTATGCATGCCAATATCACGGTGTTCATGTGGATAGCCGAGGGATTCATCAAGCCACAGAAAGGCAAGATTATGGAGGAGATAGGCCACAATTACATCAAGGAGCTggtcttgagatgccttgttCAGGTTGAAGAGATGAACGCCGCCGGAATCATCACGAAGATCAGCGTCCACAAAAGCCTCCATGGATTCCTGCATTCAGAGGCTCACGAGGCTGGCTTCATTGAGGTTCATGACATACACGATGCCTTTGTACCACCGTCAGTGCGCCGACTCTCCTACCAGAGTCTCGAGGGCAGATTTACCATTTTCACTAACAAGTTCCATAAGTTGCATTCCTTCATATGCTACGTTGAGTATAGGAGCATATATAGCACTGGTCTGAGCAAGAAGTATTGCCATGATCTCAAGTTTCTGCGCTGGTCCAAGTTTCTGCGCCTAATCTCCGTAAGGGGTCTGAGGCTTGATAGGTTGCCTGATGAGATCGGTGACATGGTCCATTTGCGGTACCTGCGTGTTGAATGCAGgaatttgaagaagctccc from Triticum urartu cultivar G1812 chromosome 3, Tu2.1, whole genome shotgun sequence encodes:
- the LOC125548546 gene encoding putative disease resistance RPP13-like protein 2 — encoded protein: MAESAVAAVLSKFGELAASEAKILLEVGDNMMLLRDRLEWLQAFIRDADRKRRTGTDGLTRVWVRWVRQTRDVAFEAEDALDEFFYEVELKRHGYHGWKMWRKYLTGFWNQVIIRHVFSARIKRINRRLKKISENQKEYKIEHTPLATLTSSTTATSAWWDGYENAVGFQDDVRALQQMLLQRDHPQQMFISIFGDSGVGKRTVVHNIYHNRKVTDHFKIRVSYRMTEDSTTEDLLKRIYDEAHKGRQEPQHDNGMLIGDKLRFLLAERRYLVVISGLSCKTMLNRVRASLPDDNNGSRVVLILDIESEEVAWHANTMNNQGINGVHQLSRLDEKRSGQLFYSRAFRKEQSGRKEDMSKYNKIVYDITGGYPLAIVVLAGLLRFKEKPGQWEAVLQQLRLGPGMEEEQDGVGSKIVQAILSKEKSIEWQTRPAVRANMSTKRTIERVFWASFEDLPNDLKSCFLYLAAYPKNVIMHANITVFMWIAEGFIKPQKGKIMEEIGHNYIKELVLRCLVQVEEMNAAGIITKISVHKSLHGFLHSEAHEAGFIEVHDIHDAFVPPSVRRLSYQSLEGRFTIFTNKFHKLHSFICYVEYRSIYSTGLSKKYCHDLKFLRWSKFLRLISVRGLRLDRLPDEIGDMVHLRYLRVECRNLKKLPSSIRRLLNLQTLDIRNTQVEKIDPCFWQIKVLRHVLADNLMLPETIKEELDELQTLHGVKPAEEGGWDPLNCPLHKMTRLRSLELHGFKRSEHKAALESALTRMHLLGNLKLQGDKIPSCVFTGQHLQNLQIVVLDGTVKWPEAGWDVRKVRPNLVELTVVKHSSEDVPQHIKDELRDMLKETIAI